One genomic window of Psychrobacillus sp. INOP01 includes the following:
- a CDS encoding MFS transporter has translation MAKKTNNSALYILMFNMFIAMSGIGLVIPVMPQYLETFGVAGQALGFIIASFAFGQFLFSPLAGDLSDTLGRKKLIIVGLIIFSASQLWFGLATHEWMLYTARFISGIGGAFLIPATMAFVADITTLEERGKGMGFLGASMSLGFMIGPAIGGFLAKVSLTFPFYMASIVAVIAAIISVIILPDIKNAVSEIPPEPKKRENILTQMKNSVKTPYFMMLIIIFVFTFGIANFQTTFSLYVDHKYNYTPQDIAVVLTVGGFIGVIVQTLVVEKLFKRFGELNVILVNLVVAAIAFLLFFIVDGFALVLLVASIFSTATTLIRPAVNTVISKLAGNEQGFAAGMNNAYMSLGSMIGPALAGMFFDININYPFIVGSIILLGSWAITLIWIKRKKPVLE, from the coding sequence ATGGCGAAGAAAACTAACAACTCTGCATTATATATTTTAATGTTTAATATGTTTATTGCAATGTCTGGTATAGGATTAGTAATTCCAGTTATGCCTCAATATTTAGAAACATTTGGAGTGGCAGGTCAGGCACTCGGGTTTATCATTGCTTCCTTTGCATTTGGACAGTTTTTATTTTCACCACTAGCTGGTGATCTATCTGATACATTAGGAAGAAAAAAACTCATCATTGTAGGACTGATCATCTTCTCAGCCTCTCAATTATGGTTTGGGCTAGCTACTCATGAATGGATGTTGTACACCGCGCGATTTATTAGTGGTATAGGAGGAGCTTTTTTAATTCCAGCGACTATGGCATTTGTTGCAGATATAACCACACTAGAAGAACGTGGAAAAGGAATGGGCTTCTTAGGGGCATCCATGTCTTTAGGATTTATGATTGGACCAGCAATAGGAGGGTTTTTAGCAAAAGTAAGTTTAACTTTCCCATTTTATATGGCTTCAATAGTAGCAGTAATTGCAGCTATAATTTCAGTCATTATCCTACCCGATATTAAAAATGCAGTTTCTGAAATTCCGCCGGAACCTAAAAAACGTGAAAATATATTAACACAAATGAAAAATTCAGTGAAGACACCTTACTTTATGATGTTAATTATTATATTTGTTTTCACTTTTGGTATAGCAAATTTCCAAACGACATTTTCATTGTATGTAGATCATAAGTATAATTACACTCCGCAAGATATAGCTGTTGTTTTAACAGTTGGAGGATTTATCGGTGTCATTGTGCAAACGTTAGTAGTTGAGAAACTATTTAAACGTTTTGGTGAATTAAATGTTATCTTGGTCAATCTAGTTGTTGCTGCTATAGCATTTCTATTATTCTTCATCGTAGACGGTTTCGCTCTAGTATTACTTGTTGCATCGATTTTCTCTACTGCTACTACGCTCATTCGTCCAGCAGTTAATACTGTTATATCTAAATTGGCAGGAAATGAGCAAGGCTTTGCTGCCGGTATGAATAATGCCTATATGAGTTTAGGAAGTATGATTGGACCAGCACTTGCAGGAATGTTTTTTGATATCAATATTAATTATCCATTTATTGTAGGATCTATCATTTTATTAGGTTCTTGGGCAATCACACTTATTTGGATTAAGAGAAAAAAACCAGTACTTGAATAG
- a CDS encoding DUF58 domain-containing protein has translation MSIEQLVPKDWAGKLSRLSITTKSKLRGQHKGSHRSQRFGASLDFSDFREYTPGDDVRQIDWNVYARTDKYFIKRFLDEQEMRVHILLDTTKSMGGSIKWTFAKQLAASLGILVLQRDDRLSFSAVSEGKKLPFRRKGATYRKAFIQTISDMDDPTMSSSFTDNALPFLPKDSTVLFVITDCLESIESWERLLQKLPKFASDIRILQVVTSEELAPSYGGDVQLEDIETSEKVNVSISSRVLKAYHKERKEHQQRIELLCHKFGIKILQVNADEGISHTMFHQLLRANWVQ, from the coding sequence ATGAGTATCGAACAATTAGTTCCAAAGGATTGGGCAGGGAAGCTAAGTAGATTATCCATAACAACCAAATCAAAACTAAGAGGTCAGCATAAAGGTTCTCATCGCTCACAACGTTTTGGTGCCTCTCTAGACTTTTCAGACTTTCGGGAGTACACACCAGGTGACGATGTACGGCAAATAGATTGGAATGTATATGCACGTACCGATAAGTATTTTATCAAACGGTTTTTAGACGAACAAGAAATGCGGGTGCATATTTTACTTGATACGACTAAGTCTATGGGAGGTTCTATTAAATGGACCTTCGCTAAACAATTAGCAGCCTCGTTGGGAATTCTTGTATTACAAAGAGATGATCGATTATCCTTTTCAGCCGTTAGTGAAGGGAAAAAGCTTCCTTTTAGAAGAAAAGGAGCAACTTACCGGAAAGCCTTTATCCAAACTATTTCTGACATGGACGATCCAACCATGAGTTCCTCTTTTACAGATAATGCACTACCCTTTCTACCGAAAGATAGTACAGTTTTATTTGTCATAACTGATTGCTTAGAAAGTATTGAATCATGGGAACGATTACTTCAAAAACTGCCAAAGTTCGCTAGTGATATTAGAATTTTACAAGTAGTTACTAGTGAAGAGCTTGCTCCATCATACGGTGGAGATGTGCAATTAGAGGATATCGAAACATCGGAAAAAGTAAATGTATCCATATCTTCTAGAGTACTAAAAGCCTATCATAAGGAAAGAAAAGAGCATCAGCAACGAATAGAACTACTTTGTCATAAGTTTGGTATTAAAATACTTCAGGTAAATGCAGATGAAGGTATTTCGCATACTATGTTTCATCAATTACTACGAGCAAATTGGGTGCAATGA
- a CDS encoding MoxR family ATPase: MTFTTEDYMYMSKRLDDVRTEIGQFIVGQKEAVEFSIYCVLADGHALLEGLPGLGKTMLIRTVSEVLDLSFSRIQFTPDLMPSDITGTSMIERLENGKQQFTFQKGPIFSQMVLADEINRATPKTQSALLEAMGEKTVTVLGETKQMDRPFFVLATQNPIEMEGTYPLPEAQMDRFLCKILVSYPSKDELMEITKRTTGGQTIQLNKIMNAEEIVHAQQMVKEVLIADDMLEYAVDIIAATHPGEASIPEIAQYVQYGSGPRGLQSLIKLAKARALVAGRYHVSIADIKTVAKPVLRHRLLLNYEGEAEGKTAEELIDLILQTVKQGQTV; this comes from the coding sequence ATGACTTTTACAACAGAAGACTACATGTATATGAGTAAGCGTTTAGATGATGTAAGAACAGAAATAGGTCAATTTATCGTTGGTCAAAAGGAGGCAGTTGAGTTTTCTATCTATTGTGTGTTAGCTGATGGGCATGCCCTTTTAGAGGGATTACCTGGATTAGGTAAAACTATGCTCATACGAACAGTTTCGGAAGTGTTAGATTTATCCTTTTCACGTATTCAGTTCACCCCAGATTTGATGCCTTCAGATATCACTGGTACGAGTATGATTGAGCGATTAGAAAATGGAAAACAACAATTTACCTTTCAAAAAGGACCAATTTTTAGCCAAATGGTGTTAGCGGATGAAATAAATCGAGCAACACCGAAAACACAAAGTGCGCTTCTAGAAGCTATGGGTGAAAAAACAGTTACCGTTCTTGGAGAGACCAAACAAATGGATCGGCCATTCTTTGTGCTTGCAACGCAAAATCCAATTGAAATGGAAGGTACCTATCCATTGCCAGAAGCTCAAATGGACCGTTTCCTATGCAAGATACTCGTTTCCTATCCTTCCAAAGACGAATTAATGGAAATAACGAAACGTACTACTGGCGGACAAACGATTCAATTGAATAAAATAATGAATGCAGAAGAAATAGTGCATGCACAGCAGATGGTTAAGGAAGTACTTATAGCAGATGATATGTTGGAATACGCAGTGGATATCATTGCTGCTACACATCCTGGAGAAGCAAGTATTCCTGAAATTGCTCAGTATGTTCAATACGGAAGTGGTCCACGTGGCTTACAAAGTCTAATCAAGCTTGCCAAAGCAAGAGCATTAGTTGCAGGACGTTACCATGTATCGATTGCAGATATTAAAACAGTTGCTAAACCCGTATTGAGGCATCGTTTATTACTCAATTATGAAGGAGAAGCAGAAGGAAAAACGGCAGAAGAACTGATCGACCTTATCCTACAAACCGTTAAGCAAGGACAAACTGTATGA
- a CDS encoding ABC transporter permease, translated as MKQVFSNPVLVKEIKLRFRSPKSFIGILFYLIAMCIFVFGFIMLTTQFSGTGYFRPEESFFMFTMLTYIQLGLILFITPGLTAGAISSEREKQTLNILLTTAQTSFQIIFGKLTSSIAFLLLLLIAGLPIYSMVFLFGGVSPGQLGIIFLFFFLTMLAIGSIGIMYSTIIRKTIVSMIATYGTMIFLSAVTGFIYLVITGMNTMVSGSLASSPVGHFFASINPVVLVLTLVSPGSDTFITDTTKVDFPIWAGYAIFYICITAFAIFISVKKLRVNMNRTK; from the coding sequence ATGAAGCAGGTGTTTTCTAATCCAGTATTGGTAAAAGAAATAAAGTTGCGCTTTCGTTCCCCAAAAAGTTTCATAGGAATTCTATTTTATTTAATTGCTATGTGTATTTTTGTATTTGGGTTTATCATGCTAACTACTCAATTTTCGGGTACTGGTTATTTCCGCCCTGAGGAAAGCTTTTTTATGTTTACGATGCTCACCTATATTCAACTTGGGTTAATACTTTTCATCACTCCAGGCTTAACAGCAGGTGCTATTAGCTCGGAACGAGAAAAACAAACATTGAATATATTATTAACAACAGCGCAGACTTCATTTCAAATTATTTTTGGCAAATTAACTTCCTCCATTGCATTTTTACTTTTGTTATTAATAGCAGGCTTGCCTATTTATAGCATGGTTTTCTTATTCGGTGGGGTATCACCAGGTCAATTAGGCATTATTTTCTTATTTTTCTTTTTAACAATGCTTGCCATCGGAAGCATCGGAATTATGTACTCGACCATCATTCGTAAAACAATTGTTTCTATGATAGCGACATACGGGACAATGATCTTTTTAAGTGCGGTAACCGGTTTTATCTACTTAGTTATAACAGGCATGAATACTATGGTATCAGGTTCACTAGCATCATCACCAGTAGGTCATTTCTTTGCGAGTATTAACCCAGTTGTGTTAGTTCTGACGCTTGTATCACCAGGTTCTGATACTTTTATAACAGATACAACTAAAGTCGATTTCCCAATTTGGGCAGGCTATGCCATCTTTTATATTTGTATTACAGCATTTGCTATTTTTATATCGGTTAAAAAACTGCGGGTTAATATGAATCGGACAAAGTGA
- a CDS encoding PotD/PotF family extracellular solute-binding protein — MKEITRAAIAIVIVCIILFGVNKYLNQSSGNASSDTLTIFNWGEYIDPELITQFEEESGFRVVYETFDSNEAMMTKIEQGGTSYDIAVPSEYAIEKMKEKDLLLEIDHSKIPNLSNMDPYFLDLAFDPKNKYSIPYFWGTVGVVYNPTLLDGQTFESWDTLWDPSLEGKVLLVDGAREIIGMGLNSLGYSLNSTDEKELQEATAKLKELTPNVKAIIGDEVTPLMINEEASVAITFSGQAADMMWENEDLDYAVPQEGSNLWFDNMVIPKTAANVEGAHEFINFMLDAEVAAQNADYVGYSIPNAAAVELMDEEVTSDERFYPPEEARENLEVYKNLGLEMLGKYNELFLEFKMSAN; from the coding sequence ATGAAAGAAATAACAAGAGCAGCTATAGCAATAGTTATAGTTTGTATTATTTTGTTTGGTGTTAACAAATATTTAAATCAAAGCTCCGGAAATGCTAGTAGTGATACATTGACTATCTTTAACTGGGGTGAATATATTGATCCAGAGTTAATCACTCAATTTGAGGAAGAATCGGGTTTCCGAGTCGTATATGAAACGTTTGACTCCAATGAAGCAATGATGACAAAAATTGAACAGGGTGGCACATCTTATGATATTGCGGTACCTTCAGAGTATGCTATTGAAAAGATGAAAGAAAAAGATTTATTGCTAGAAATTGATCATTCAAAGATTCCGAATTTGAGCAATATGGATCCATACTTTTTAGATTTAGCATTCGACCCAAAAAATAAATACTCTATTCCTTATTTCTGGGGAACAGTTGGTGTTGTATATAATCCTACCCTACTAGATGGACAAACTTTTGAAAGCTGGGATACACTTTGGGATCCTTCCTTAGAAGGTAAAGTGTTACTAGTAGATGGTGCCCGCGAAATCATCGGAATGGGATTAAACAGCCTTGGCTATTCCCTTAACTCTACAGATGAAAAAGAATTACAAGAAGCTACAGCTAAACTGAAGGAATTAACCCCAAATGTAAAAGCAATCATTGGGGATGAAGTAACTCCATTAATGATTAATGAAGAAGCTTCTGTAGCTATAACCTTCTCCGGGCAAGCAGCTGATATGATGTGGGAAAACGAAGATTTAGATTATGCAGTTCCTCAAGAAGGCTCTAATTTATGGTTTGATAATATGGTTATTCCTAAAACGGCTGCAAATGTCGAAGGGGCTCATGAGTTTATCAACTTTATGTTAGATGCGGAAGTTGCTGCACAAAATGCAGATTATGTTGGATATTCGATACCAAATGCTGCAGCAGTTGAGTTAATGGATGAAGAAGTTACTTCTGATGAACGATTCTATCCTCCAGAAGAGGCTAGAGAAAACCTAGAAGTGTACAAAAATTTAGGACTGGAAATGCTCGGTAAATATAACGAGCTGTTTTTAGAGTTTAAAATGAGTGCTAACTAA
- a CDS encoding ABC transporter permease, translating into MEKTSKSAKFYLALVFIVLYTPILYLIFYSFNSGGSMNSFESFTWEHYAAVFSDTRLIMILINTVIVALLSALIATIIGVFGSIGIVFMRNKSLRRSILSLNNVLIVSPDVVIGASFLILFTAIGVKLGFASVLISHIAFSIPIVVLMVLPKLQEMNSTLIDAAADLGATKRDILTRVIIPFIKPGIFAGFFMALTYSLDDFAVTFFVTGNGFSTLSVEIYSMARTGITLTINALSGIVFIVTLLLVVGYYFVSQRGKNPVGMGVRK; encoded by the coding sequence ATGGAAAAAACAAGTAAGTCAGCGAAGTTTTACTTAGCCCTTGTGTTTATCGTATTATATACACCAATTCTTTACTTGATTTTTTACTCTTTTAATAGTGGTGGCAGCATGAATAGCTTTGAATCATTCACTTGGGAACATTACGCCGCTGTATTTTCAGACACCCGCCTAATTATGATTCTTATAAACACAGTAATTGTAGCCTTACTTTCGGCATTAATTGCAACAATTATTGGTGTTTTCGGTTCGATCGGTATTGTATTTATGAGAAATAAATCACTACGTAGATCTATCCTTTCTTTAAATAATGTTTTAATCGTAAGTCCAGACGTTGTAATTGGTGCATCTTTCTTAATCCTATTTACTGCCATTGGGGTAAAACTTGGATTTGCATCCGTACTAATATCACATATTGCATTTAGTATTCCTATTGTAGTATTAATGGTATTACCAAAGCTACAAGAGATGAATAGCACGCTAATAGATGCAGCAGCAGATCTTGGAGCAACAAAGCGTGATATTTTGACTCGCGTTATTATCCCATTTATTAAGCCTGGGATTTTTGCTGGATTTTTTATGGCATTAACATATTCATTAGACGATTTCGCGGTTACATTTTTTGTAACAGGAAATGGCTTTAGCACACTTTCAGTCGAAATTTACTCTATGGCAAGAACGGGTATTACGTTAACTATTAATGCTTTATCTGGAATCGTCTTTATCGTGACACTTCTTCTCGTTGTTGGTTATTATTTTGTTAGCCAACGTGGGAAAAACCCTGTCGGAATGGGGGTTCGAAAATGA
- a CDS encoding BatA and WFA domain-containing protein, translating to MGINQLIYSWTAILPIAVLLYYFFRKKYVKKSVSSTLFWQEAMKETKASPYLQHLQRNALFYLQMLAMLLLVLALLQPYWKTKAIAGEQIVFIVDTSATMKVNANNSISLFEQHREKMLELVEQLAGKPLTLITTGNEPAVLLRQEMNTEQMIKEIKKLEISYEAENMSKSLDFAQSFFQNKATSVYIFTDELERQSLPLQHENVSWNVEALTTNITNASIKRFGATETANGISTLVQLENQSNKEVVTELTISNEEKKLVSEVVKLPPKETITLSFDDLVNSSYLKANIDIQDSYLLDNENIVFMQDQLSNVFIDSSIHSLVRTAFQSLDINVSSVPSEQVGLLKEEGIIVTNQFGIKGETQKPTLYIGRNDAFPKEVNGIVQTTESPLFAFANLSDIYVSSVYPPIDGYTTIATIGEDPFIQTSPTGDIIILADIQMTDWPLSPTFPLFMWSVKEHLSAGSDYLGTFTPNERKPLSLGATAEWEIYTMDDEYEYAIENGGKFVAPSEPGLYVLRSNDIVKNLSIILPQEEKVIDKGTSYKVTGQQINASDDHQAHSFVPYILFLLVLLFVIEWEVQRRRGFTS from the coding sequence TTGGGTATTAATCAGTTAATATATTCTTGGACAGCCATTTTACCAATCGCTGTGCTTCTGTATTATTTTTTTCGAAAAAAATATGTCAAAAAGTCTGTCTCCTCTACACTGTTTTGGCAAGAGGCAATGAAGGAAACGAAAGCTTCTCCGTATTTGCAGCATTTGCAAAGGAATGCTTTGTTTTATTTACAAATGCTGGCTATGCTTTTGCTTGTTCTAGCATTACTCCAACCATATTGGAAAACGAAAGCAATAGCTGGGGAACAGATTGTATTTATCGTAGATACTTCTGCAACGATGAAAGTAAATGCGAATAATTCTATCTCTCTTTTTGAACAGCATAGGGAGAAAATGCTTGAGCTAGTTGAACAGTTAGCAGGCAAGCCTCTTACATTAATCACTACCGGAAACGAACCAGCTGTCCTATTACGCCAAGAAATGAATACAGAGCAAATGATAAAAGAAATTAAGAAACTAGAAATAAGCTATGAAGCAGAAAATATGTCAAAATCTTTGGATTTTGCCCAATCCTTTTTTCAAAACAAAGCAACCTCTGTTTATATTTTTACAGATGAATTAGAAAGACAATCTCTTCCCTTACAACATGAAAATGTAAGCTGGAATGTAGAAGCTTTAACCACAAATATTACGAATGCATCTATTAAACGTTTTGGTGCAACAGAAACTGCAAATGGAATCTCGACGCTAGTTCAACTGGAAAATCAATCAAATAAAGAGGTTGTAACAGAGCTGACGATATCAAATGAAGAGAAGAAATTAGTCTCTGAGGTAGTTAAATTGCCACCAAAAGAAACGATTACATTATCTTTTGATGACCTAGTGAATTCAAGTTATTTGAAAGCAAATATAGACATACAAGATTCTTACCTTTTAGATAATGAGAATATTGTTTTCATGCAGGATCAATTGTCTAATGTTTTCATAGATAGCTCCATTCATTCGCTCGTTCGAACTGCCTTTCAGTCATTAGATATTAATGTGAGCAGTGTACCTTCAGAACAAGTAGGGTTGTTAAAGGAAGAGGGAATAATTGTCACCAATCAATTTGGAATAAAGGGTGAAACTCAGAAACCAACCTTATATATAGGGAGGAATGATGCATTTCCTAAAGAAGTAAATGGAATAGTTCAGACTACGGAATCTCCGTTATTTGCTTTTGCTAATTTATCGGATATATATGTGAGCTCGGTATATCCCCCTATAGACGGATATACTACTATTGCTACTATTGGAGAGGATCCTTTCATCCAAACCTCACCAACTGGAGATATTATTATTCTTGCAGATATTCAAATGACGGATTGGCCTTTGAGTCCAACGTTTCCACTTTTCATGTGGAGTGTGAAGGAGCATCTTTCAGCAGGAAGTGATTATTTAGGAACATTCACTCCAAACGAGCGAAAGCCTCTATCCCTTGGAGCTACGGCGGAGTGGGAAATTTATACAATGGATGATGAGTATGAATATGCCATTGAAAATGGTGGAAAATTCGTTGCACCAAGTGAACCAGGACTATATGTTCTGCGTTCAAACGACATCGTGAAGAATCTTTCTATTATATTGCCACAAGAGGAAAAAGTGATTGATAAAGGAACTTCGTATAAAGTGACTGGACAACAGATAAATGCTTCAGATGACCATCAAGCCCATTCCTTTGTTCCTTATATATTATTCTTATTAGTATTGCTATTTGTTATAGAGTGGGAGGTGCAAAGACGACGTGGATTTACGAGTTGA
- a CDS encoding VWA domain-containing protein, with amino-acid sequence MDLRVDQPLWLLLLIPIGIYFIWTWKKDKKSLKREGKIVFCIRIIAILCLILGITNPYLLLPIKEEQVLFLVDRSASLHGTDQQITEWIEESLQSKKASHLVGVYTFAEDFQTEIAITDGEVNLPVFTPMLEAGNTDLAKALQLSTGIVEPNKATRIVLFTDGLETTGSVSDEIVKIAGGNVTIDVVQMARLSSEDVAITSFETPPVAFEGEQQQLNVTLEATTNTEAELLLYQNDQLITREQISVEPGTNTFTFRNASKGEGLLKYEAQVVLAEDGLIENNKLTSVTNVESSPRLLVVTHDGNSSNIATVIDQQAIATDVIDASVLPFDLSNYLAYDAIIFDNVPGHVVGEQKMTVIEQAVKNFGVGFMMVGGNNSFGLGGYFKSPIERLLPVEMEIKGKQQLPSLGLIIVMDRSGSMSGTKLEYAKEAAARSVEMLREGDTLGFIAFDDRPWEIIEASPLNDKETSVESILSVGAGGGTEIYTSLALAYEKLSPLKLQRKHIILLTDGQSATSNDYQTLLEDGKNNLITVSTVAVGQDADRALLESLAEMGGGTFYDVQDESTIPAIMSTETAMISRTYIEDNPFYPTIYGDAAWTSLFAEGVPQMNAYIATTAKQTASVIAESEKEDPVLAEWMYGLGRTIAFTSDSTGEWSGDFARWSNWGDFWNTAVSRLLPAYSEVPFSIQKSSDESFTVTDPTGKSSFLEIAAVNEKGEELSVTSEALAPGKARVTVDSEPGLVFFRISNEQDAVYQAGISIPYSEEYKIQKPNTAILEMITSRTNGKLLTEASEAFREMELSSSEKQSIQQFLLMLAIFLFFIDITIRRFGFNLLLAPFKRAGKKMDPVNSTTTTNVEKLVREKKKR; translated from the coding sequence GTGGATTTACGAGTTGACCAACCGCTATGGCTATTGTTATTAATTCCTATTGGTATTTATTTTATTTGGACTTGGAAAAAAGATAAGAAGAGCTTAAAAAGAGAAGGAAAAATAGTATTTTGTATACGAATTATAGCTATCCTATGTTTGATATTAGGTATTACTAATCCATATTTATTATTACCTATTAAAGAAGAACAGGTATTATTTTTGGTAGACCGTTCTGCTTCCCTACATGGAACTGATCAGCAAATAACGGAATGGATAGAAGAAAGTTTACAATCTAAAAAAGCTTCTCATCTAGTAGGTGTTTATACTTTTGCAGAAGACTTTCAAACTGAAATTGCCATAACAGATGGGGAAGTAAATTTACCTGTTTTTACCCCTATGTTAGAAGCCGGGAATACTGATTTAGCAAAGGCCTTACAGCTTTCAACAGGCATAGTAGAGCCTAATAAGGCAACAAGAATTGTACTCTTTACTGACGGACTTGAAACGACTGGATCTGTTAGTGATGAAATCGTCAAAATAGCTGGAGGAAATGTAACGATAGATGTTGTTCAAATGGCAAGACTATCGTCGGAGGATGTTGCGATAACTTCCTTTGAAACGCCACCAGTAGCTTTTGAAGGTGAGCAGCAACAACTAAATGTCACGCTAGAGGCGACGACTAATACAGAGGCAGAGTTACTTCTATATCAAAATGATCAGCTAATCACGCGAGAGCAAATTAGTGTAGAGCCAGGAACTAATACGTTTACATTTCGAAATGCCTCCAAGGGGGAAGGATTACTTAAGTATGAAGCTCAAGTAGTACTAGCAGAGGATGGGTTAATTGAGAATAACAAGTTGACAAGTGTCACGAATGTGGAGAGCTCTCCGAGACTATTAGTAGTCACTCATGATGGTAATTCTTCTAATATTGCGACTGTGATTGATCAGCAGGCGATTGCAACGGATGTTATTGATGCAAGTGTACTACCTTTTGATTTATCAAATTATTTAGCATACGATGCTATTATATTTGATAATGTACCTGGTCATGTCGTCGGAGAACAAAAGATGACGGTTATTGAACAGGCAGTGAAAAACTTTGGTGTCGGCTTTATGATGGTTGGCGGGAACAACAGTTTCGGTTTAGGAGGTTATTTTAAGAGTCCAATTGAACGATTATTACCAGTTGAGATGGAGATAAAAGGAAAACAGCAACTGCCTTCATTAGGGTTAATCATCGTAATGGACCGGTCAGGTAGTATGAGTGGAACTAAATTAGAATATGCGAAGGAAGCAGCGGCACGTTCTGTGGAAATGCTTCGAGAAGGAGACACTCTTGGGTTTATCGCATTTGATGATCGACCATGGGAAATTATTGAAGCCTCTCCATTAAACGATAAAGAAACCTCTGTCGAAAGTATACTTTCAGTAGGAGCAGGCGGAGGAACAGAAATATATACGAGTTTAGCTCTAGCATATGAAAAATTATCTCCTCTAAAATTACAGCGAAAGCATATTATATTATTGACGGATGGTCAGTCAGCTACAAGCAATGACTATCAAACGCTGTTAGAGGACGGGAAGAATAATTTGATAACCGTTTCCACTGTTGCTGTTGGACAAGATGCAGATAGAGCATTATTAGAAAGTTTAGCAGAAATGGGAGGGGGCACGTTTTACGATGTCCAAGATGAATCCACCATTCCAGCGATAATGTCCACCGAGACAGCAATGATTTCCAGAACCTATATTGAGGATAATCCATTCTATCCAACTATTTATGGGGACGCAGCATGGACGAGCTTATTTGCAGAAGGAGTTCCGCAAATGAATGCTTATATAGCAACAACTGCGAAACAAACTGCATCCGTTATTGCAGAAAGTGAAAAAGAAGACCCCGTATTAGCTGAATGGATGTATGGACTCGGTCGCACAATTGCATTTACATCGGATTCTACCGGTGAGTGGAGCGGAGACTTTGCAAGATGGAGTAATTGGGGAGACTTTTGGAATACGGCAGTATCGAGGTTACTACCAGCCTATAGTGAGGTGCCTTTTTCTATCCAAAAGTCATCGGATGAATCATTTACCGTTACGGATCCTACTGGCAAGTCATCATTTCTAGAGATAGCTGCTGTCAATGAAAAAGGGGAAGAGCTTTCAGTAACATCTGAAGCACTTGCACCTGGTAAAGCAAGAGTAACAGTAGACAGTGAACCAGGACTTGTGTTCTTTCGTATTTCCAATGAACAGGATGCTGTTTATCAAGCAGGTATTTCCATTCCCTATAGCGAGGAATACAAAATACAAAAGCCGAATACAGCTATTCTGGAGATGATTACTAGTAGAACGAATGGAAAGCTACTGACGGAAGCTTCTGAAGCTTTCCGTGAAATGGAGCTATCTAGCTCAGAGAAACAATCTATTCAACAATTTCTTCTAATGTTAGCTATCTTCTTATTTTTCATCGATATTACGATAAGAAGATTTGGTTTCAATCTATTGCTTGCTCCGTTTAAAAGAGCAGGTAAAAAAATGGATCCAGTAAATTCAACTACTACAACAAATGTAGAAAAATTAGTTAGAGAAAAGAAAAAAAGATAA